A region from the Wolbachia endosymbiont of Folsomia candida genome encodes:
- a CDS encoding acetyl-CoA carboxylase biotin carboxylase subunit, whose protein sequence is MTEKKYSKILIANRGEIACRIIKTAHRMGISCVCVYSDADVNSVHVRQADESRYIGPSPSCLSYLNIDKICEVAIETGAQAVHPGYGFLAENPDFPRALQKYNIDFIGPSAETIEATANKITAKEAAKKAGVNVVPGYMGKINDATHAAKVAEEIGFPVMLKAAAGGGGKGMRVVHSKQEVELAFISATNEAEKSFKDGSIFIEKYIELPRHIEIQIIADKYGNIVCLGERECSIQRNNQKLMEETPSPFINEKVRQEMYAQCVCLAKQVGYFSAGTVEFVVDKNHKFYFLEVNTRVQVEHPVTEFITGIDIVEEMIRTSCGEKLRFSQDDIKLTGWAIESRICAEDTSKKFFPSSGRIKYYDKPSENDYVRIDDGVAAGSEISMFYDSMIAKVITYGKDRIEATSRMQKALSECYIEGVTNNIEFLESIFHHPNFIAGKLHTRFIPDFYPDGFHGDFVTEEYIKISILASLYAHLESEEKQCSSVSFQCVTLESSKKEPAAATHSPMSFQCVTLESRKKEPASATCMTDGHAGDLFIVNINENEYSINAKYEDSTLTAVYNHNTYSVRGKWKQNSYKLLYITINDDVDITLKIERQNNKYLIKHAGMKTECSVFHPHVAELNKLMLSNEAEEISAEAVKSPISGLLVKLYVNIGDQVEIGQSLFVVEAMKMENIICAEATMVIKSIPIQEGKNVQVGDVVLGLHV, encoded by the coding sequence ATGACAGAAAAAAAGTACAGTAAAATTTTAATAGCAAACAGGGGAGAAATTGCCTGCAGAATTATAAAAACTGCCCATAGAATGGGTATATCTTGCGTTTGTGTATATTCGGACGCAGATGTTAATTCTGTGCATGTAAGACAAGCAGATGAATCAAGATACATTGGCCCTTCGCCTTCTTGCCTTAGTTATTTAAACATTGATAAAATATGCGAGGTAGCAATTGAAACAGGTGCGCAGGCGGTGCATCCTGGTTATGGTTTCTTAGCAGAAAATCCGGATTTTCCACGTGCTCTTCAAAAATATAATATAGATTTCATCGGTCCAAGTGCAGAAACAATAGAAGCTACAGCTAATAAAATCACAGCAAAAGAAGCTGCAAAAAAAGCTGGAGTAAATGTAGTGCCAGGTTATATGGGTAAAATTAACGATGCTACTCATGCGGCAAAAGTTGCTGAAGAAATTGGTTTTCCTGTTATGCTCAAAGCTGCTGCAGGTGGTGGTGGCAAGGGAATGCGTGTTGTACATTCAAAACAAGAAGTTGAACTTGCATTTATATCAGCAACAAATGAAGCAGAAAAAAGCTTTAAAGATGGCAGCATATTCATAGAGAAATATATAGAGCTACCAAGACACATCGAAATACAAATTATAGCGGATAAATATGGCAATATAGTTTGTCTTGGAGAGAGGGAGTGCTCGATACAAAGGAATAACCAGAAGCTAATGGAGGAAACTCCAAGTCCGTTTATCAATGAGAAAGTGAGACAAGAAATGTATGCTCAGTGTGTTTGTCTAGCAAAGCAGGTGGGCTATTTTTCAGCAGGTACTGTTGAGTTTGTTGTAGACAAAAATCACAAATTCTACTTTCTTGAGGTTAACACTAGAGTGCAAGTTGAACACCCAGTAACTGAGTTTATTACTGGAATAGATATAGTGGAAGAAATGATCAGAACTTCTTGCGGAGAAAAATTAAGGTTTAGCCAAGATGATATCAAACTTACTGGATGGGCAATAGAAAGTAGGATTTGCGCTGAAGATACGTCGAAGAAATTCTTTCCTTCTAGTGGGAGAATAAAATACTATGATAAACCAAGCGAAAATGATTATGTAAGAATAGATGATGGAGTAGCCGCAGGTTCGGAAATTAGTATGTTCTATGATTCAATGATTGCAAAGGTGATAACATACGGAAAAGATAGAATAGAAGCGACCAGCAGAATGCAAAAAGCATTGTCTGAATGCTATATAGAAGGAGTCACAAATAATATAGAATTTCTTGAGTCTATTTTCCATCATCCAAATTTTATTGCAGGCAAACTTCACACTAGATTTATTCCAGACTTTTACCCTGATGGATTTCATGGTGACTTTGTTACAGAAGAATATATAAAAATATCTATTTTAGCTTCGCTGTATGCTCACTTGGAGAGTGAGGAAAAACAGTGTTCTTCGGTGTCATTCCAATGCGTAACACTGGAATCTAGTAAAAAAGAACCAGCGGCAGCTACTCACTCTCCAATGTCATTCCAGTGCGTGACACTGGAATCCAGAAAAAAAGAACCAGCATCTGCTACTTGTATGACAGATGGCCATGCAGGAGATTTATTCATAGTGAATATAAATGAAAATGAATACTCCATAAATGCAAAGTACGAAGATAGCACATTAACAGCAGTATATAATCATAATACATACTCTGTGAGAGGTAAATGGAAACAAAATAGCTATAAATTACTATATATAACAATTAATGATGATGTAGATATTACTCTAAAAATAGAGAGACAAAATAATAAATATTTAATAAAGCATGCCGGAATGAAGACAGAGTGCTCTGTATTCCATCCACATGTGGCTGAATTAAATAAATTAATGCTGAGTAATGAAGCGGAGGAAATTTCAGCAGAGGCTGTAAAGTCGCCGATATCTGGCTTATTAGTTAAACTATATGTGAATATAGGAGATCAGGTAGAAATAGGACAGTCTTTGTTTGTTGTGGAAGCAATGAAAATGGAAAATATTATATGTGCAGAAGCAACGATGGTAATCAAAAGCATTCCTATTCAAGAGGGAAAGAATGTGCAGGTGGGTGATGTGGTGCTAGGTCTGCATGTATAA
- a CDS encoding protein-disulfide reductase DsbD domain-containing protein: MKIYIYSILFLIFSCVQLYADEEVVKFDLLIGEIDKANLTIKGAIKISIDPDWHIYYKDPGDFGLPTFISYRGNTSSIDIHWPAPSEHKDEVGKEIFVSNIYENVVLFPFKVSVLSNQEYIDLNFHIKYAICKDRCIAKKAEITTRQPLKNFFNAETNKLINEWYKK, encoded by the coding sequence ATGAAAATATACATATATTCAATATTATTTTTAATTTTTTCTTGTGTTCAATTATACGCTGATGAAGAAGTTGTAAAATTTGATTTGCTTATTGGGGAGATAGATAAAGCAAATCTCACTATTAAGGGTGCAATAAAAATCTCAATAGATCCAGATTGGCATATATATTATAAAGATCCAGGAGATTTTGGTTTGCCAACGTTTATTAGCTATAGAGGTAATACATCAAGCATAGATATTCACTGGCCTGCTCCAAGTGAGCATAAAGATGAAGTAGGAAAAGAGATATTTGTCAGCAATATATATGAAAATGTAGTATTATTTCCCTTTAAGGTAAGCGTACTTTCAAATCAAGAATACATTGATCTAAACTTTCATATAAAATATGCGATATGCAAAGATAGATGTATTGCTAAAAAGGCCGAAATCACAACTAGACAGCCATTGAAAAATTTTTTTAATGCTGAAACCAATAAACTTATAAACGAGTGGTATAAAAAATAG
- the ftsY gene encoding signal recognition particle-docking protein FtsY, with translation MSLFNNLYKGLLKTSSRFSNEVKNIFSTKKKLDQTLLDELEDLLISMDIGHKTSKLIIDKLASAKFEKEVEHDIIKKQLMDEIEAILNPVAEPLILEKKPHIIMVCGVNGNGKTTTIGKLASQYTKIGKSVMLVACDTFRAAANEQLNVWAERSGCSIMSGEHGTDSASVAYKAVSQAIKNNIDVVMIDTAGRLQNNVNLMEELSKIYRIIKKLDNTAPHDVILVLDATTGQNAYSQLEAFSKMVNVTGLIITKLDGTAKGGVVVGLAQEYKIKLHAIGIGENIEDLREFTGKEFAEALFNDNQ, from the coding sequence TTGAGTTTATTTAATAACCTTTATAAAGGTTTGTTAAAAACCTCTTCTCGCTTTAGCAATGAAGTAAAAAATATTTTTTCTACTAAAAAAAAATTAGATCAAACGCTCTTAGATGAGCTAGAAGATTTGCTAATCAGCATGGATATTGGTCATAAAACTTCTAAGTTAATTATTGATAAGCTAGCAAGTGCTAAATTTGAAAAGGAAGTTGAGCACGATATCATCAAAAAGCAATTGATGGATGAAATCGAAGCGATATTAAATCCAGTTGCTGAGCCGCTAATTTTAGAGAAAAAGCCACATATTATAATGGTATGCGGAGTAAATGGTAATGGTAAAACCACAACTATAGGAAAGCTTGCGTCTCAATACACGAAGATTGGAAAATCAGTGATGCTCGTTGCATGCGATACGTTTAGAGCTGCTGCTAATGAGCAGTTGAACGTTTGGGCAGAGCGATCTGGCTGCTCTATTATGAGTGGAGAGCACGGTACCGATTCTGCAAGTGTAGCGTATAAAGCTGTAAGTCAGGCTATAAAAAATAATATAGATGTTGTTATGATCGACACAGCAGGAAGGCTGCAGAATAACGTGAATCTTATGGAAGAATTATCAAAAATATATAGGATCATAAAAAAATTAGACAACACTGCTCCTCACGATGTTATTTTGGTCCTTGATGCAACTACAGGTCAAAACGCGTATAGCCAATTGGAGGCGTTTAGCAAAATGGTGAACGTTACAGGGTTAATAATAACAAAGCTAGACGGCACTGCTAAAGGTGGAGTAGTGGTTGGGTTAGCCCAAGAATACAAGATAAAGTTACACGCCATAGGAATTGGTGAAAATATAGAAGACTTAAGAGAGTTCACTGGCAAGGAGTTTGCTGAAGCGCTATTTAATGATAATCAGTGA
- a CDS encoding bifunctional 2-C-methyl-D-erythritol 4-phosphate cytidylyltransferase/2-C-methyl-D-erythritol 2,4-cyclodiphosphate synthase, translating into MTNIKLEKHKIAALIVAAGVGKRCNATIPKQYIKLAGKSVLFHTIKKFLVNQYVDYIRVVINKDHEGFYREAISSITDAELLESVHGGKSRQDSVKLGLESLQTIDPEFVIVHDACRPFVSLSLIDKLVESISCDSECTGIVPAIEVTDTISLVNDGFIESTISRAKLRAVQTPQIFNFKELLSCHESSKEFTDDSSLVIEHKKRVAIIQGEKSNFKLTTEEDINMAKLLLEEPKFRVGTGYDIHKFTEPKNDTKCFIKICGVEIEHDMTIEAHSDGDVAIHAIVDAILGALGCGDIGEHFPPDSLKWKDCDSLHFLDFAAKKAREKGYGVSNLDVTIVCEKPKISPYKAEMKKTLSEILEIDDEFVNIKATTAEKLGSIGREEGIAAHASVLLHKI; encoded by the coding sequence ATGACCAACATCAAACTTGAGAAACACAAAATAGCAGCATTAATCGTTGCAGCAGGGGTGGGAAAGAGATGCAACGCCACAATTCCTAAGCAGTACATAAAACTAGCAGGTAAATCTGTTTTATTTCATACGATTAAAAAATTTCTAGTTAATCAGTATGTAGATTATATCAGAGTAGTGATTAATAAAGATCATGAAGGTTTTTATAGAGAAGCGATCTCATCAATTACAGATGCTGAACTACTAGAATCTGTACATGGTGGAAAAAGCAGACAAGATTCCGTAAAACTTGGACTTGAAAGCTTACAAACAATTGACCCTGAATTTGTCATAGTACACGATGCTTGTAGGCCTTTTGTTTCGCTCAGCCTAATAGATAAACTAGTTGAATCTATCAGTTGCGATAGTGAGTGCACAGGAATTGTACCTGCAATAGAGGTTACAGATACTATATCATTAGTAAACGATGGCTTCATTGAATCTACGATTTCAAGAGCAAAACTTAGAGCTGTACAAACCCCTCAAATTTTTAATTTCAAAGAATTATTATCATGTCATGAGTCATCTAAAGAATTCACTGATGATTCATCGCTAGTGATAGAGCACAAAAAGCGCGTTGCAATTATTCAAGGTGAGAAAAGCAATTTTAAGTTAACTACTGAAGAGGATATTAATATGGCAAAGCTTCTACTTGAAGAACCAAAATTTCGTGTTGGAACTGGCTATGATATACATAAATTTACTGAACCTAAAAATGATACTAAATGCTTTATAAAAATTTGCGGTGTAGAAATTGAACACGATATGACAATAGAAGCACATTCAGACGGTGATGTTGCAATACATGCAATCGTTGATGCGATATTAGGGGCACTTGGATGTGGCGATATAGGAGAGCACTTTCCTCCTGATTCACTCAAATGGAAAGATTGCGATTCACTCCACTTTCTTGATTTTGCCGCTAAAAAAGCAAGAGAGAAAGGATACGGCGTATCAAATTTAGACGTCACTATAGTTTGTGAGAAACCTAAAATATCACCTTATAAGGCAGAAATGAAAAAAACTCTGTCAGAGATATTGGAAATTGATGATGAATTTGTAAATATTAAGGCAACTACCGCAGAAAAATTAGGTTCTATTGGAAGAGAGGAGGGAATAGCAGCGCATGCATCTGTATTATTGCATAAAATATAA
- the htpG gene encoding molecular chaperone HtpG, translating to MHSVKETENLKFDAEVGKVLNIVIHSLYTNKDIFLRELISNASDACDKLRYESQSNSNLLDSSDELKITIRVNKEESELCITDNGIGMSRQDLIDNLGTIASSGTQKFLNAIKNNQDSNQAVELIGKFGVGFYSSFMVASEVIVESRKAGEEDSWVWKSKGDGEYSISKLDEQISRGTKITLIMRPEENEFLDKFRIENIVTTYSDHINFPVEFIDEKGESEKLNSKAAIWTKSKNEVTQEEHNDFFRGVAHVGGEPWMILHNKNEGAIEYTNLLYVPSIKPFDLFHPDRRCSVKLYVNKVFITEDNVQIIPQYLRFLKGVVDSPDLPLNISRETLQNNRVVEQIRKSLTKRVIAELGKKAKENLEEYTKFWTNFGAVLKEGLCEAMPTDEREALLSICRFQSTEGDKLVSIDDYISRMKPEQEQIYYLTGNSLDSVKNSPQLEGFISKGLEVLLFVDPVDDFWTSVIHEYKDKKFKSVTRADVDLEKFSSEEDKKQDEENRSTAEESKESAESILQYFTTILGDLVKSVKISKKLTDSPVCLAVDEGAMDLRMERFLREQKQLNYRTPKVLEINIKHPVIKSIMQSHAENVENATLEDMIHLLFYQACIVEGEEIEDTSSFIKKLNNLLGKVTV from the coding sequence ATGCATAGCGTAAAAGAAACTGAAAATTTAAAATTTGATGCTGAAGTAGGAAAAGTACTAAATATAGTAATTCATTCGCTTTATACTAACAAAGATATCTTCCTGCGTGAACTAATATCAAATGCATCGGATGCGTGCGACAAATTACGCTATGAATCTCAATCTAATTCAAATTTGCTGGATTCCAGTGATGAGTTAAAAATTACTATTAGAGTCAACAAAGAGGAGAGTGAGCTATGTATCACTGATAATGGTATCGGAATGAGCAGACAAGATTTAATAGATAACTTGGGTACAATTGCGAGCTCTGGTACACAGAAATTTTTGAATGCAATTAAAAATAATCAAGACTCAAATCAAGCTGTTGAGCTTATTGGTAAGTTCGGTGTCGGTTTTTACTCAAGCTTTATGGTTGCTTCAGAAGTGATAGTTGAGTCCAGAAAAGCAGGTGAAGAAGACTCATGGGTATGGAAATCAAAAGGAGATGGAGAATATTCAATAAGTAAATTAGATGAGCAAATCTCTAGGGGAACGAAAATCACGTTAATTATGCGTCCTGAAGAAAATGAATTTTTAGATAAATTTCGTATTGAAAATATTGTTACTACTTATTCAGACCACATAAATTTTCCTGTTGAGTTTATAGATGAGAAAGGAGAAAGTGAAAAGTTGAATAGTAAGGCTGCAATTTGGACTAAATCAAAAAACGAAGTTACTCAAGAAGAGCACAACGATTTTTTCCGCGGTGTTGCGCATGTTGGTGGAGAACCATGGATGATATTGCACAATAAAAATGAAGGCGCAATTGAATATACAAATTTGCTTTACGTACCATCCATCAAACCATTTGATTTATTTCACCCAGACAGACGTTGCTCTGTGAAATTATACGTAAATAAAGTCTTCATTACTGAAGATAATGTGCAGATTATACCGCAATATTTACGTTTCTTGAAAGGCGTGGTCGATTCACCAGATTTACCACTCAACATTAGCAGAGAAACCCTGCAGAACAACCGCGTTGTTGAGCAAATCAGAAAATCACTAACGAAACGTGTAATAGCAGAACTTGGGAAAAAGGCAAAAGAAAACCTGGAAGAATATACGAAATTCTGGACTAATTTTGGTGCCGTTTTAAAGGAAGGGCTTTGTGAAGCTATGCCAACTGATGAAAGAGAAGCACTACTCTCAATTTGTAGATTTCAGAGCACTGAGGGTGACAAATTAGTCAGCATTGATGACTACATAAGCAGAATGAAGCCTGAGCAGGAACAGATCTATTATCTCACAGGCAATAGCCTTGATTCAGTGAAAAATAGTCCGCAGCTTGAAGGGTTCATCAGTAAGGGACTCGAAGTGCTCCTATTTGTTGATCCAGTTGACGATTTCTGGACTAGTGTAATTCATGAATATAAAGATAAAAAGTTTAAGTCTGTAACTCGTGCGGATGTAGATTTAGAAAAATTCTCTTCCGAAGAAGATAAAAAACAAGACGAAGAAAATAGATCAACTGCAGAAGAGTCGAAAGAAAGTGCAGAGTCTATACTGCAATATTTCACCACGATACTCGGAGATTTAGTAAAAAGTGTGAAAATTTCTAAAAAACTGACCGATAGCCCTGTATGTCTAGCGGTTGATGAAGGTGCGATGGACCTTAGAATGGAGCGTTTTTTACGTGAACAGAAGCAGCTAAATTACCGCACTCCAAAAGTGCTGGAGATTAACATCAAACACCCAGTAATAAAAAGCATAATGCAGTCACACGCTGAGAATGTTGAAAACGCTACATTAGAGGATATGATTCACTTATTGTTCTATCAAGCATGCATCGTAGAAGGTGAAGAAATAGAAGATACTAGTAGCTTTATTAAAAAATTAAATAACTTGCTTGGCAAAGTTACTGTTTAG